The following are encoded together in the Campylobacter devanensis genome:
- a CDS encoding DASS family sodium-coupled anion symporter — translation MSGRKILSLVICVLIAAVFFVLPTPHGLEDNAWHFLGLFIAVILAIIFAIMPLGAICLIAIAIVAITGITTPQSTLRQTQIKTLTALASKVDIDKMELKKQILNAKILALKNALNDLKIEINSQNEGENLLKELSALHLKNTTKTANSKLLDGSEISVLNSIALNKFSQKEIDKKVKAAEWKLKAKTGINDALSGFSNALIWLIVISIIVAKGIIKTGLGERLAYYFISIFGKKTLGIAYSIALSETILAPVTPSNTARAGAIINPIVQAISKSFKSTPEDGTQNKIGTYLSLVNFQANPISSAMFITATAPNPLVVDLVAKATNLDISISWIQWALGMFVPGILAMMIMPLVIYFLSPPEIKSTLNARAFAKEKLAELGAMRRDEKIMFGVFLFLLILWAGVFGFLFGITLNATTIAFLGLSVVLVTGVLSFDEILAQKAAWNTLVWFSALVMMATMLGKLEVTTFLASNLQQLALNLGLGEISIMLFLSVAFLYSHYFFASTTAHISAMFFVFYSAGLALGAPPLLYAFIMITAGNVMMGITHYATGTAPVIFGTNYVSLKKWWGIGFVMSIVNMVVMILAGLVWWKVLGFY, via the coding sequence ATGAGCGGACGCAAAATTCTATCTCTTGTGATTTGTGTTTTAATCGCTGCGGTGTTTTTTGTTTTACCTACGCCACATGGTCTAGAAGACAATGCGTGGCATTTTTTGGGTTTATTTATAGCTGTCATTTTGGCTATCATTTTTGCCATTATGCCACTTGGTGCGATCTGTTTGATAGCGATCGCAATCGTCGCTATTACTGGAATCACGACGCCACAAAGCACTCTTAGACAAACTCAGATCAAGACACTTACTGCATTAGCCAGCAAAGTTGATATTGATAAAATGGAGTTAAAAAAACAGATTTTAAACGCTAAAATTTTAGCTCTTAAAAATGCACTAAACGATCTAAAAATCGAGATAAACTCACAAAATGAAGGTGAAAATTTGCTAAAAGAATTATCAGCTTTGCATCTTAAAAACACGACAAAAACGGCAAATTCAAAGCTTTTAGATGGTAGTGAGATTTCTGTTTTAAATAGTATTGCGTTGAATAAATTTAGTCAAAAAGAGATAGACAAAAAAGTCAAAGCTGCTGAGTGGAAACTCAAAGCCAAAACCGGTATAAACGATGCTTTAAGTGGCTTTTCAAATGCGTTAATTTGGCTCATTGTTATTTCAATCATCGTAGCTAAAGGCATCATAAAAACAGGGCTTGGCGAAAGACTTGCATATTATTTTATCTCTATTTTTGGTAAAAAAACGCTTGGAATTGCCTATTCAATCGCACTTAGCGAGACGATTTTAGCACCCGTCACGCCCTCAAATACAGCTAGGGCTGGAGCTATCATAAATCCGATTGTTCAAGCGATCTCAAAAAGCTTCAAAAGTACGCCAGAAGATGGCACACAAAACAAAATCGGAACATATTTGTCACTTGTAAATTTTCAAGCAAATCCGATCAGCTCAGCAATGTTTATTACCGCAACTGCGCCAAATCCTTTGGTCGTAGATCTTGTCGCAAAAGCTACAAATTTAGATATTTCTATTAGCTGGATACAGTGGGCTTTGGGTATGTTTGTGCCCGGAATTTTGGCGATGATGATTATGCCTTTGGTGATTTATTTTTTATCGCCACCAGAGATCAAATCCACCCTAAATGCTAGAGCTTTTGCCAAAGAAAAACTTGCAGAACTAGGTGCTATGAGACGCGATGAAAAGATTATGTTTGGCGTATTTTTATTTTTACTTATACTTTGGGCTGGTGTATTTGGATTTTTGTTTGGAATCACGCTAAATGCCACAACTATCGCATTTTTAGGTCTTAGTGTCGTGTTGGTGACTGGTGTTTTGAGTTTTGATGAAATTTTAGCCCAAAAAGCCGCATGGAATACACTTGTTTGGTTCTCTGCACTTGTTATGATGGCAACTATGCTTGGCAAACTTGAAGTAACGACATTTTTGGCTTCAAATTTACAACAATTAGCACTAAATTTAGGTCTTGGCGAGATTTCGATTATGCTATTTTTATCGGTTGCGTTTTTGTATTCACACTACTTTTTTGCTTCGACAACTGCACATATTTCGGCAATGTTTTTTGTATTTTATAGCGCAGGTCTTGCACTTGGCGCACCACCGCTTTTGTATGCATTTATTATGATTACAGCTGGAAATGTGATGATGGGTATAACACATTATGCTACAGGAACTGCGCCGGTCATCTTTGGTACTAACTACGTTAGTCTCAAAAAATGG